In bacterium, the following proteins share a genomic window:
- a CDS encoding tetratricopeptide repeat protein produces the protein MAIESEYLLLKDPRVLSAIASFIPKQVFERVSRNPDNLDRVGERREVSIIFVDIAGFTPLCEGRDAEEVIFLLNDLFSKILEPVSKYDGTVDKFMGDAAMILFGAPVFHEDDPKRAIAASLEIIDRVAEIEGLEVSIGINTGQVVAGVVGNNQHREYTTIGDAVNIASRLESSASSGEILVGPETYKKTKDLFIYSKPRALLLKGKNKPIQARRAICIKNRDAVNKIPQLIGRENELKYLTRLLSEDTNTIILGEAGYGKTLMLNHLRRKIATSGYSSIFIEGARWSENIPYAPLQRLIGQILGSNPQKKIKQLLPELNDTFPLFSGILNIHIPDTDKTRFLKPTEKRDILDKMIIELFSTINKNKKIFFFVDGAENLDPSTIRILDSITGLPRFTQIISARQIDEWITKISQNVVKFRSLNAKSSKSLLKYSLGTNRISSELADIVYKTTKGHPGYIVELAKLLKEQNKIKFSRGVATLDGNLNRILPGGIENIMAARIDNLPPDARELVRLASVFGIEFPERLLTNLAGESLIEHGLDDLISADFLSRIGNNLKFISLPTMLAAYESLFLSSRKKIHIDAAKEIELLYADSVQDFYEVLAQHYSLGDIDDKALIYSIKAGKKQENKFANREALYYYEKALATPDKNAINWKLTDEIFTAIELAGKLYWYAGNLDRVIALNKRSLALAVSQNRKTIESDSLNRIALANHELGKFDSAMKLYEKLLVMLKSMPKENERLLQALTNYGTLLSDLGDLDKAKKLYLSGLANTPKTADSPGVANLMGNLGWLEAQIGELNLAEEYLERSGKIDNKLGNLRGSAINSVNLAQIYRLRGDKKNEAEQYTTALKIFEQIGDRRGVALCFSNLGDTSREMGNIVQARKFHRKALLIAREIDDSQRIVDAELGLAMEDAIDGKFDAAIKGVKKAYKIAASSGDWEGQIDTGIALLDLYSKTGDKSAYHILKKNLKQVIAENNPSALERLGKITKP, from the coding sequence ATGGCCATTGAAAGCGAATATCTATTACTTAAAGATCCACGCGTCTTAAGTGCGATCGCTTCATTCATACCAAAACAGGTTTTCGAGAGGGTATCGCGAAATCCCGATAATCTAGATAGAGTCGGCGAACGAAGGGAAGTCTCTATTATTTTTGTTGATATTGCTGGCTTCACTCCCCTTTGCGAAGGACGCGATGCCGAGGAAGTCATTTTCCTTCTGAACGATCTTTTTTCCAAGATACTGGAACCAGTCAGTAAATATGACGGCACCGTCGATAAATTCATGGGCGATGCCGCAATGATTCTCTTTGGCGCTCCGGTCTTCCACGAGGATGATCCCAAGCGCGCTATAGCAGCATCTCTGGAGATAATCGATCGCGTGGCTGAAATCGAAGGCCTCGAGGTTTCTATCGGGATTAACACCGGACAGGTCGTTGCCGGTGTTGTTGGCAATAATCAACATAGAGAATACACTACCATCGGCGATGCCGTGAATATAGCCTCTCGCCTGGAAAGCTCGGCTTCAAGCGGCGAAATCCTGGTTGGCCCGGAAACATACAAAAAAACCAAAGACCTGTTTATTTACTCAAAACCTCGCGCCCTCCTATTAAAAGGCAAAAACAAACCTATACAAGCCAGAAGGGCTATTTGTATTAAAAACAGGGACGCAGTCAACAAGATACCCCAGCTTATAGGTAGGGAGAATGAATTAAAATATCTTACGCGCTTATTATCGGAAGATACAAATACAATTATTCTTGGAGAAGCTGGTTACGGTAAAACTCTGATGCTTAATCACCTTCGAAGAAAAATCGCAACCTCGGGATATTCATCGATCTTTATCGAAGGCGCTAGATGGAGCGAAAATATACCATATGCCCCATTACAAAGGCTGATAGGTCAAATACTCGGCTCAAATCCCCAGAAAAAAATAAAACAACTACTACCTGAACTGAACGATACCTTCCCGCTTTTCTCCGGAATACTGAATATACATATCCCGGATACTGATAAGACTCGCTTTCTTAAACCTACGGAAAAGCGAGACATACTCGATAAAATGATAATCGAACTTTTTTCAACTATTAACAAAAACAAGAAAATATTCTTCTTTGTTGATGGGGCTGAAAACCTGGACCCCTCAACAATTCGTATTTTAGACTCAATTACCGGCTTGCCCAGGTTTACCCAGATAATTTCCGCGCGACAAATCGATGAATGGATAACCAAAATCTCACAAAATGTGGTGAAATTTAGATCTCTCAACGCCAAGTCTTCAAAAAGCCTACTTAAATATTCCCTAGGAACGAATAGAATTTCTAGTGAGTTAGCCGACATCGTTTACAAAACAACAAAAGGACACCCGGGCTATATAGTCGAATTGGCTAAACTGCTTAAAGAACAAAATAAAATTAAATTCTCTAGGGGCGTTGCTACTCTCGATGGTAATTTAAACCGAATCCTCCCCGGGGGAATCGAAAACATAATGGCAGCCAGAATAGATAATCTTCCACCAGATGCACGCGAGCTAGTTCGCCTTGCCTCCGTTTTCGGAATAGAATTCCCAGAAAGATTATTAACTAATCTTGCCGGGGAATCTTTAATTGAACACGGGCTCGACGATCTGATTTCTGCAGATTTCCTTTCTCGAATTGGAAATAATCTAAAATTTATATCTCTTCCAACGATGCTGGCTGCATATGAATCTCTGTTTTTATCCTCGAGAAAAAAAATCCACATAGATGCCGCCAAGGAAATCGAACTACTTTACGCCGATAGTGTTCAGGATTTTTATGAAGTCCTCGCCCAACATTACAGTCTCGGTGATATTGATGACAAGGCTCTTATCTATAGTATAAAAGCAGGTAAAAAACAGGAAAATAAGTTCGCAAACCGCGAGGCATTATATTACTATGAAAAAGCTCTTGCAACACCAGACAAAAACGCGATAAATTGGAAACTTACCGATGAAATATTCACAGCAATTGAATTAGCCGGAAAACTCTACTGGTATGCTGGAAACCTCGATAGAGTCATCGCTTTAAACAAACGCTCACTTGCACTGGCTGTTTCTCAAAATCGAAAAACAATCGAAAGCGATTCCCTTAATCGTATTGCCCTAGCTAATCACGAACTGGGTAAATTCGATTCTGCCATGAAACTTTATGAAAAGCTCCTCGTGATGCTTAAATCTATGCCGAAGGAAAACGAACGCCTTCTTCAAGCACTCACAAACTACGGCACTCTCCTCTCCGACCTCGGAGATCTTGACAAAGCAAAAAAACTCTATTTGTCGGGTCTGGCCAATACTCCTAAAACAGCAGATTCTCCTGGAGTAGCAAATCTTATGGGAAACCTCGGTTGGCTCGAAGCACAGATTGGAGAACTGAATTTAGCTGAGGAATATCTCGAACGCTCCGGCAAAATCGATAATAAACTCGGCAATCTTCGAGGAAGTGCTATCAATTCAGTAAATCTGGCTCAAATATATCGACTTAGAGGTGATAAAAAAAACGAAGCGGAACAATATACGACCGCCCTTAAAATTTTTGAACAGATCGGCGATAGGCGCGGCGTAGCCCTCTGTTTTTCAAATCTAGGAGATACTTCGCGTGAAATGGGCAACATCGTCCAAGCAAGAAAATTCCATCGAAAAGCCCTTCTGATCGCCCGCGAAATCGACGATTCTCAACGAATCGTCGATGCAGAATTAGGCCTTGCTATGGAAGATGCCATCGATGGCAAATTCGATGCCGCTATCAAAGGTGTAAAAAAAGCCTATAAAATTGCAGCTTCCTCCGGTGACTGGGAAGGTCAAATCGATACAGGAATAGCTCTACTCGATCTTTACTCTAAAACCGGCGATAAGAGTGCATACCATATTCTTAAAAAAAACCTCAAACAGGTTATTGCCGAAAACAACCCATCGGCATTGGAAAGATTGGGAAAAATAACAAAACCATAG
- a CDS encoding glutamine--tRNA ligase/YqeY domain fusion protein, protein MENEKREISEKSKKYKDFIRQAIDEDLASGRSDHVHTRFPPEPNGYLHIGHAKAICINFGIAEDYGGKCNLRFDDTNPSKEEREFVDSIIDDVHWLGFDWKDRLFFASDYFKGLFELAVQLIEKGSAFVCDLTSDEIREYRGTLREPGKNSPYRDRTIEENLDLFRRMRASEFPNGARTLRAKIDMSSSNINMRDPVMYRILHSAHHRQGDKWCIYPSYDWAHGLEDSLEGITHSLCSLEFEDHRPLYDWFIDELGVYHPRQIEFARLNITNTVLSKRSLRGLVEGGYVDGWDDPRMPTLSGLRRRGYTPLSIREFCSRIGIAKADSLVDIALLEHCIRKELNITAKRFMAVLRPLKVIIDNYPEGKTEWFDAIDNPEDENSTIHKIPFSREIFIERKDFMEDPPKKYFRLSPGKEVRLKYAYYITCTGVVKDESGEVTEVHCEYDPESRGGGTPDGRRIKGTLHFVDAGYAKPCRVRLYDRLFTEENMGDIEEGKTAIDYINPDSCFVLDKCVAEPEIASLEVGERIQLLRHGYFVVDKDSKDDLKVLNMTVSLKDSWAKIQRRKS, encoded by the coding sequence ATGGAAAACGAAAAGAGAGAAATTAGCGAAAAAAGTAAGAAATATAAAGACTTCATTCGTCAGGCAATAGACGAAGACTTGGCCTCCGGAAGGTCCGACCATGTCCACACGCGTTTTCCGCCCGAGCCAAATGGCTATCTTCATATCGGACATGCAAAAGCGATCTGTATTAATTTCGGTATTGCCGAGGATTACGGTGGTAAATGCAATCTCCGTTTCGACGATACGAATCCATCAAAAGAGGAAAGAGAATTTGTCGATTCAATTATTGATGATGTTCATTGGCTTGGTTTTGACTGGAAGGACAGACTGTTTTTTGCCTCGGATTATTTTAAGGGGCTGTTTGAACTTGCGGTGCAACTTATCGAGAAAGGCTCGGCTTTTGTCTGTGATTTAACCTCCGATGAGATCCGCGAATATCGCGGAACGTTGAGAGAACCGGGAAAGAATAGTCCCTATCGCGACAGAACCATCGAAGAAAACCTCGATCTTTTCAGAAGAATGAGAGCCAGCGAGTTTCCAAACGGCGCGCGAACACTTCGTGCTAAGATCGATATGTCCTCATCGAACATCAACATGCGCGATCCTGTAATGTATCGGATACTCCATAGTGCACACCATCGCCAAGGGGATAAATGGTGTATATACCCCAGTTATGACTGGGCGCACGGTCTCGAGGATTCTTTGGAGGGCATAACCCACTCACTTTGTTCGCTCGAGTTTGAGGATCATCGGCCATTATACGACTGGTTTATCGATGAACTGGGTGTTTATCACCCACGCCAAATAGAATTTGCGCGCCTGAATATTACAAATACTGTGCTTAGCAAACGCTCTTTGCGCGGTCTTGTCGAGGGTGGTTATGTTGACGGCTGGGATGACCCCAGAATGCCCACTCTGTCCGGTCTTCGGCGACGCGGGTACACCCCCTTGTCTATTCGAGAGTTCTGTAGTCGGATAGGCATCGCGAAGGCTGACAGTTTAGTAGATATTGCCCTTTTAGAACACTGTATTCGGAAAGAGCTTAACATTACAGCGAAAAGGTTTATGGCTGTCCTAAGGCCATTGAAGGTAATAATTGATAACTATCCAGAGGGCAAAACCGAGTGGTTCGACGCCATAGACAATCCAGAGGATGAGAATTCTACTATACACAAGATACCCTTCTCGCGCGAGATATTCATTGAGCGTAAAGATTTCATGGAGGATCCTCCAAAAAAGTATTTCCGCCTTTCACCGGGGAAAGAGGTTCGACTTAAATACGCTTATTATATTACATGCACGGGGGTGGTCAAAGATGAGTCTGGTGAGGTAACAGAAGTCCATTGTGAATATGATCCTGAATCTCGTGGAGGGGGAACTCCCGATGGCAGACGCATAAAAGGCACTCTCCATTTTGTCGATGCGGGTTATGCTAAGCCTTGTAGAGTAAGGCTTTACGACCGCCTATTCACAGAGGAAAATATGGGTGATATCGAAGAAGGCAAAACCGCTATCGATTATATCAATCCCGATTCCTGCTTTGTCCTCGATAAATGTGTGGCCGAACCGGAAATAGCCTCGCTTGAGGTCGGGGAAAGAATACAACTTTTAAGGCATGGATATTTTGTTGTGGATAAAGATTCAAAAGATGATCTTAAGGTTCTCAATATGACAGTTTCGCTCAAGGACTCATGGGCTAAGATTCAGCGAAGGAAAAGTTAA
- a CDS encoding energy transducer TonB produces the protein MGRFNLLLLAVLISITSIYSQNTSSDGVYDYLQIGHVPVMVDSGKPCYPDSAFKKRVDGVVLVDIIIDEAGKVISAEVSESLPEDIFDAVALDAAFECTFEPMAFDGHPIKVKYRIPFLFGRGQYNLKRCSKVKKD, from the coding sequence ATGGGAAGATTTAATTTACTTCTACTAGCCGTTCTAATATCGATTACCTCGATATACTCTCAAAATACATCCTCAGATGGGGTTTATGATTACCTTCAAATCGGGCATGTTCCCGTTATGGTTGATTCCGGAAAGCCTTGTTACCCGGATTCCGCGTTTAAAAAGCGTGTCGATGGTGTCGTTCTTGTCGATATAATTATCGATGAAGCGGGCAAGGTTATATCTGCGGAAGTTTCGGAATCATTACCAGAGGATATTTTCGATGCTGTCGCACTTGATGCTGCTTTTGAATGCACTTTCGAGCCTATGGCTTTCGATGGACACCCCATAAAAGTTAAATATCGTATTCCATTTCTATTTGGTCGCGGCCAGTATAATCTCAAGCGATGTAGCAAAGTTAAAAAAGATTAG
- a CDS encoding acetate kinase: MKILVLNSGSSSVKYQLWNTTGDGVIAKGLVQRIGIENPQLDHQRTGEDKIRIEPEGIIDHTEAIELVLKAITDPDYGVLQDISEINAVGHRVVHGAEEFADSTIITDEAIAAIRRCVPLAPLHNPPNLKGIEACMVDLPGVPQVGVFDTAFHHTIPEHAYLYGLPIELYHKHKIRRYGFHGTSHYYVAHKAAEFLGKPIEELKIITAHLGNGASITAIDHGESIDTSMGLTPLEGLIMGTRSGDMDPYIPLLIQKSEDLTPDETSNLLNKKSGLLGITGKYADMRDILEANKTGDKSCALAIKMYCYRIKKYIGAYAAAMGGLDVLVFTAGVGENSDEIRGRVVDGLQFFGVEIDAKLNFDAWHVLMDISTQDAKVRTVVVPTDEEYVIAHETERLVSASKK, encoded by the coding sequence ATGAAAATTCTCGTTCTTAATTCTGGAAGCTCTTCAGTAAAATACCAGCTTTGGAATACGACCGGAGATGGTGTTATTGCTAAGGGCCTTGTCCAGAGGATCGGAATCGAAAATCCACAGCTCGATCATCAGCGCACCGGAGAAGATAAGATAAGGATCGAACCGGAGGGTATTATAGATCACACCGAGGCCATCGAGCTAGTTCTCAAGGCTATAACTGATCCTGATTATGGTGTTTTGCAGGATATTTCCGAGATCAATGCAGTTGGACACAGGGTTGTGCATGGTGCTGAGGAGTTTGCTGATAGCACAATCATCACGGATGAAGCTATTGCGGCTATAAGGCGCTGCGTTCCGCTAGCACCGCTTCATAATCCTCCTAACCTTAAAGGTATCGAGGCCTGCATGGTCGATCTTCCCGGTGTTCCTCAGGTTGGGGTGTTCGACACGGCTTTCCATCACACAATACCGGAACACGCATATCTCTATGGTTTGCCAATTGAATTGTATCATAAGCATAAGATTCGCCGTTATGGTTTCCATGGCACAAGCCATTATTATGTTGCCCATAAGGCGGCTGAGTTTCTCGGGAAACCAATCGAGGAGCTGAAGATAATCACCGCTCACCTCGGAAATGGTGCTTCTATAACCGCTATCGATCACGGAGAGTCAATCGATACCTCGATGGGTCTCACTCCTCTCGAGGGTCTCATTATGGGAACCCGTAGTGGTGATATGGATCCGTATATACCTCTTCTTATTCAGAAAAGCGAAGATTTAACGCCCGACGAGACCAGCAATCTTCTCAATAAAAAGAGTGGTTTACTCGGTATCACGGGGAAATACGCCGATATGCGCGATATTCTAGAAGCTAATAAAACCGGCGATAAATCATGTGCTCTAGCGATTAAGATGTATTGTTATCGGATTAAAAAATATATTGGTGCTTATGCTGCGGCCATGGGTGGACTCGATGTTTTAGTTTTTACTGCCGGTGTTGGCGAGAACTCCGACGAGATTCGCGGGAGAGTTGTCGATGGTCTTCAGTTTTTTGGTGTTGAGATCGACGCAAAACTCAATTTCGATGCGTGGCATGTTCTCATGGATATTTCCACTCAGGATGCCAAAGTTCGCACAGTCGTAGTTCCAACGGACGAAGAGTATGTTATAGCTCACGAGACCGAGAGATTGGTTTCTGCTTCTAAGAAATAA
- the rseP gene encoding RIP metalloprotease RseP, with the protein MITLLSTIIVISVIVFVHEFGHFAMSKLGGVRVEKFSIGFPPTLLKKTIGETVYAIGAIPFGGYVKLAGENAERADKPPLPHELSARPKWIRASIMIAGPFMNFVLAIFLFWAVIAFHGMGDVSSNAVIGGVIEGTPADSAGVIASDSIVSIDGIAIASWDQLAEYVHNKPNERIVFSLSRADEIITLPIVPAEQEFSTDSGAIKIGLIGIQPNIDFTPMGALRAVPASFALMGDVFVSMASFFKKIFTSGVSKGDIGGPILIAKMAGASAKSGWASFLFFLAALSVNLGLLNLLPLPALDGGQLLLVAIEAITRKPLSFKIRIAIQQIGFLLILALMIYVTFNDITTLFGK; encoded by the coding sequence ATGATCACTTTACTTTCGACAATTATAGTTATCAGCGTTATAGTATTTGTCCACGAATTCGGACATTTTGCTATGTCAAAACTCGGCGGTGTGCGTGTAGAAAAGTTCTCTATTGGCTTTCCTCCAACACTTCTTAAAAAGACAATCGGCGAAACAGTCTATGCTATTGGCGCAATACCTTTTGGTGGTTATGTCAAGTTGGCCGGCGAGAATGCCGAACGCGCTGACAAACCTCCCCTACCACATGAACTCTCTGCTCGCCCAAAATGGATACGGGCATCCATCATGATTGCGGGACCATTCATGAACTTTGTTCTAGCTATATTCCTATTTTGGGCAGTCATTGCCTTTCACGGAATGGGTGATGTTTCAAGTAACGCTGTTATCGGTGGTGTTATAGAGGGAACACCGGCTGACTCCGCCGGTGTTATCGCTTCAGATAGTATTGTCTCTATCGATGGCATTGCAATCGCAAGCTGGGATCAACTCGCAGAATATGTCCATAACAAACCAAATGAACGAATCGTATTTTCGCTTTCCCGCGCCGATGAGATAATAACACTCCCAATCGTTCCTGCCGAACAAGAGTTCTCAACAGATTCTGGTGCAATAAAAATAGGTTTGATCGGTATCCAACCAAACATTGACTTCACCCCCATGGGTGCCCTTCGAGCCGTTCCAGCTTCTTTTGCTTTAATGGGCGATGTCTTTGTTTCCATGGCATCATTCTTTAAGAAAATATTCACTTCAGGTGTATCAAAAGGCGACATCGGTGGACCGATTCTAATAGCCAAAATGGCCGGTGCAAGTGCCAAATCCGGTTGGGCATCATTCTTATTCTTTCTCGCAGCATTGTCGGTCAACCTCGGCCTTCTGAATCTGCTTCCACTTCCAGCCCTCGATGGCGGCCAACTCTTATTAGTAGCTATCGAGGCAATCACTCGCAAACCACTATCTTTCAAAATTCGTATAGCTATACAACAAATCGGTTTTCTATTAATCCTGGCGCTTATGATTTATGTGACTTTTAACGATATTACAACACTTTTTGGGAAATAA
- a CDS encoding sigma-54-dependent Fis family transcriptional regulator: MKGTLFLTQRGKCPIDLKKDDEISIGVADAFKILNQRKFEVIVICPGNYSLSIESIIRKISKKNPLMSVVLIGDTILSDKVALSLVDLAIRKLTDKENLAQNIQRLIQTKRLLTECNLVGKSPEIKAISELIYRVASTDLSILIVGESGTGKELVAKAIHKLSKRASRPFLPINAAAIAPGTLESELFGHEKGSFTGAVNKHQGFFEQAEGGTLFLDEIGELPLPVQAKLLRVLETRDIIRVGGKEPIQINIRLLCATNKDLINETLARKFRQDLYYRLAAVKIKIPPLRERPEDIPILIYKFSSEIAEQRKIDNRGFNSATITHMMDYHWPGNVRELKNLVENAILLSGEKTVSPSDFDSYFKEHELFGRPLPVLLEKNDINVNSYANIEKALMLIFSKLSEIQSRLDILENSTIRSVELDIDEQKKHLIIGTLEENNFDKPLTAKALNISLRTLYRKLNKYGIK; encoded by the coding sequence ATGAAAGGCACACTCTTTCTTACACAAAGGGGTAAATGCCCAATAGATCTCAAAAAAGATGATGAGATTTCAATCGGCGTAGCAGATGCGTTTAAAATCCTCAACCAAAGAAAATTCGAGGTTATTGTCATATGCCCCGGCAATTATTCTCTTTCTATTGAATCGATAATTCGAAAAATATCAAAAAAGAACCCGCTTATGAGCGTTGTTCTTATCGGAGATACAATTCTCTCTGATAAGGTCGCGCTTTCACTGGTCGATTTGGCTATTCGAAAACTCACAGATAAAGAAAATTTAGCTCAAAATATCCAACGCCTCATTCAAACTAAGCGTCTTCTGACAGAATGTAACCTTGTTGGAAAATCGCCTGAGATAAAGGCCATAAGCGAACTTATTTATCGCGTCGCCTCGACCGACCTATCCATCCTTATTGTGGGCGAATCCGGCACAGGAAAGGAATTGGTCGCAAAAGCAATACATAAGCTCAGTAAACGAGCATCGAGGCCATTCCTGCCGATCAACGCTGCAGCTATCGCTCCCGGCACTCTCGAAAGCGAGCTTTTTGGCCATGAAAAAGGATCTTTCACGGGTGCAGTGAATAAACACCAAGGCTTCTTCGAACAGGCCGAGGGAGGAACCCTTTTCCTCGACGAAATTGGTGAACTCCCATTGCCGGTTCAAGCTAAACTACTTCGAGTTCTTGAAACCCGAGACATTATTCGCGTTGGAGGAAAAGAACCGATACAAATTAATATTAGACTCCTATGTGCCACCAATAAAGACTTGATAAACGAAACACTGGCTCGAAAATTCCGACAAGACCTATACTACCGCCTTGCGGCAGTTAAAATTAAGATTCCCCCTTTAAGGGAACGACCGGAAGATATACCAATACTCATCTATAAATTCTCATCGGAAATTGCCGAACAAAGAAAAATCGACAACAGAGGATTCAACTCGGCAACAATCACGCATATGATGGATTATCATTGGCCGGGAAATGTGCGTGAATTAAAAAACCTCGTTGAAAATGCAATACTCCTTTCAGGCGAAAAAACAGTTTCTCCATCGGATTTCGATTCATATTTCAAAGAACATGAGCTTTTTGGAAGGCCTCTACCAGTCCTGCTGGAAAAAAATGACATCAATGTTAATAGTTATGCAAACATCGAAAAAGCTCTAATGCTCATATTCTCCAAATTGTCAGAAATACAATCACGGCTGGATATACTTGAAAATTCCACCATTCGAAGCGTAGAATTAGATATCGATGAACAAAAAAAACACCTCATTATTGGAACTCTCGAGGAAAACAATTTTGATAAACCTTTAACGGCAAAAGCATTAAATATCAGCTTGAGAACACTATACAGAAAATTGAATAAATATGGAATAAAGTAG